The following proteins come from a genomic window of Enterococcus gilvus ATCC BAA-350:
- a CDS encoding MerR family transcriptional regulator, translating to MNISEVAAKFHMTPATIRYYEKQGLLPPITRNELGIRDFQEEDIKWVEFIKYMRDSGLSIESLARYSTLYQQGDATLLERKEILIQEHEKLVEKQKLIHATIARLEQKLDNYDHMIQVCEPQFSRNHKIFGIDRVTR from the coding sequence ATGAATATTTCAGAAGTGGCTGCGAAGTTTCATATGACGCCAGCGACGATCCGTTACTATGAGAAGCAAGGGCTGCTTCCGCCGATCACCCGAAACGAGTTGGGTATTCGAGACTTTCAGGAAGAGGATATTAAGTGGGTCGAATTTATTAAGTACATGCGCGATTCTGGCCTATCCATCGAGTCATTGGCGAGGTATTCAACCCTCTATCAACAGGGCGATGCGACGTTATTGGAACGGAAGGAAATCTTGATTCAGGAGCACGAAAAATTGGTTGAGAAGCAGAAGCTGATCCATGCGACGATTGCTCGCTTAGAACAGAAATTGGATAATTACGATCACATGATTCAAGTCTGTGAACCGCAATTTTCACGAAATCATAAGATTTTTGGGATAGACCGTGTAACCAGATAG
- a CDS encoding SDR family oxidoreductase: MNKTIEGKVVVITGASSGIGEATARMLVNEGAKVVLGARREEKLQQLVKEFGETSVYATTDVRKSEEVEALVDLAVKTFGKVDVLFANAGIMPASNMSELKTEEWNDMIDCNIKGVLNGLAAVLPHFTKQKSGHVLATSSIAGLKVFPGNAVYTGTKFAVRAIMEGFRMESALEKTNIRTTTLYPGAISTELLSTISTQEVKQGMEEFYQIAITPEAVAKTVLFAIQQPDEVAITEMTILPSVQA; this comes from the coding sequence ATGAATAAAACTATAGAAGGAAAAGTTGTGGTGATCACAGGGGCCTCCTCTGGAATTGGGGAAGCTACTGCAAGAATGCTGGTTAATGAAGGGGCGAAGGTGGTATTGGGCGCCCGGAGAGAAGAAAAGTTGCAGCAATTAGTAAAAGAATTCGGAGAAACGAGTGTTTACGCTACTACAGATGTACGGAAATCTGAAGAAGTCGAAGCTCTAGTTGACTTAGCGGTAAAAACTTTTGGAAAAGTGGATGTATTATTTGCGAATGCTGGAATCATGCCGGCTAGCAATATGAGCGAGCTAAAAACAGAAGAATGGAACGACATGATCGATTGCAATATCAAAGGAGTTTTAAATGGTTTAGCCGCGGTGCTTCCTCATTTTACCAAGCAAAAATCTGGGCATGTATTAGCCACAAGCTCAATTGCAGGGTTAAAAGTCTTTCCAGGAAACGCTGTTTATACCGGGACAAAATTTGCGGTACGAGCGATCATGGAAGGCTTCCGAATGGAGTCTGCGTTGGAAAAAACGAATATTCGCACTACAACGCTTTATCCAGGAGCCATCTCAACGGAATTATTGTCTACGATTTCTACACAAGAAGTCAAACAAGGGATGGAAGAGTTTTATCAAATCGCCATCACTCCTGAAGCAGTAGCGAAAACCGTCCTGTTTGCTATTCAGCAGCCAGACGAGGTGGCTATCACAGAAATGACCATTTTGCCAAGTGTGCAGGCGTAG
- a CDS encoding Cof-type HAD-IIB family hydrolase, whose translation MGKVVFLDIDGTLCNESGRVPESAKEAIQQAYEQGNQFYLCTGRSKAEIPDDVLALPISGIIGAGGGYCEVEEEVILHRVFDAAELNKLIQFLEAHQVEYYLESNQGLFASANLRKLLIQLTLGETAEDSPEGQAKIQSVKWFLDLLIEDPSKIDYEDVNKVSFVNQSIPYEVIHEEYDGDFQMLRSTVSAFGPDSGEIGLKNINKRTAIETLLQHIQREKAECIAFGDGVNDIDMFEAVALGIAMGNAKEELKAVADEVTLSHDEGGIAYMLEKLDLINA comes from the coding sequence ATGGGAAAAGTAGTGTTTTTGGATATTGATGGTACCTTGTGCAATGAAAGCGGACGTGTTCCAGAAAGTGCAAAAGAGGCGATCCAGCAAGCCTATGAACAGGGGAATCAGTTTTATTTATGTACGGGAAGGTCAAAAGCTGAGATTCCTGACGATGTGCTTGCACTGCCGATCAGCGGCATTATCGGTGCTGGCGGAGGCTATTGCGAAGTGGAAGAAGAAGTTATTTTACACCGTGTATTTGATGCGGCTGAGCTGAACAAACTGATCCAGTTCTTAGAGGCGCATCAGGTAGAATATTACCTTGAATCGAATCAAGGATTATTTGCGAGTGCCAACTTGAGAAAGCTGCTCATTCAGCTTACGTTGGGAGAAACGGCGGAGGATTCACCAGAAGGGCAAGCAAAAATCCAATCGGTCAAATGGTTTTTAGATTTGCTGATTGAAGATCCCAGCAAAATCGACTATGAAGACGTGAACAAAGTGTCTTTTGTGAATCAATCGATTCCTTATGAAGTCATTCATGAGGAATACGACGGTGATTTCCAAATGCTGAGAAGTACCGTTTCGGCCTTTGGTCCTGACAGCGGGGAGATCGGGCTGAAGAACATCAATAAACGAACAGCTATCGAAACGCTCCTGCAGCATATTCAACGGGAAAAGGCTGAATGTATCGCCTTTGGAGATGGCGTGAATGACATCGACATGTTTGAAGCCGTGGCCCTGGGAATCGCAATGGGCAATGCAAAAGAGGAACTAAAAGCTGTCGCGGATGAGGTCACGCTGTCTCATGATGAGGGCGGTATCGCCTATATGCTTGAGAAGCTGGACCTTATCAACGCGTAA
- a CDS encoding cupin domain-containing protein, which translates to MVKHKEVENGVIFPVGEKNEAYAEFFVGQSYLHPLIADPTVDVGVANVTFEPGCRNNWHIHHEGYQLLLVTGGEGWYQEEVKEARRLSAGDVVITHDGVKHWHGAAKDSWFEHIAITAGTPEWLEPVSDDWYDQLK; encoded by the coding sequence ATGGTAAAACATAAAGAAGTTGAAAATGGCGTGATTTTTCCCGTTGGCGAAAAGAACGAAGCGTATGCGGAATTTTTTGTCGGTCAAAGCTATCTCCATCCACTGATCGCTGATCCGACGGTTGACGTAGGTGTTGCAAACGTGACCTTTGAACCAGGTTGCCGCAATAACTGGCACATTCATCACGAGGGCTATCAATTATTGTTAGTTACTGGGGGAGAAGGCTGGTACCAAGAAGAAGTCAAAGAAGCACGTCGTCTAAGTGCAGGAGATGTGGTCATCACCCATGATGGGGTCAAGCATTGGCATGGCGCCGCAAAAGACAGTTGGTTTGAGCATATCGCTATTACAGCAGGCACGCCCGAATGGTTAGAGCCTGTATCGGATGACTGGTATGACCAACTAAAATAA
- a CDS encoding Gfo/Idh/MocA family protein translates to MNLAIFGSGKIVQEFLSITKDLSEIQLKAILGTKRSQEKTEKLAEEYGIDAAYTDIEECLKSDAFDTVYVAVPNHLHYSFAKKALEAGKHVICEKPFTLKYGELVELETLASEKEVVLVEAITNQYLKNYQGIKEASQKIGALKIIECNYSQYSSRYDAFKEGTILPAFDPKKGGGALMDINIYNIHLVVGLLGKPKDVRYLANIERDIDTSGMLLLDYGDVKVVCIGAKDSQATIRSTIQGTEGSVVVNGPTNTLDSYTTEKLSGEKETFDHKDHPHRMFDEFKLFSQVIDKNDQAFVKKQLEHSKIVMAIVEAAINDAGIVLGE, encoded by the coding sequence ATGAATTTAGCCATTTTTGGTTCTGGGAAAATCGTGCAAGAATTTTTATCGATCACGAAAGATTTATCGGAGATTCAATTAAAGGCGATTTTAGGAACAAAAAGAAGCCAAGAAAAAACGGAAAAATTAGCTGAGGAATACGGAATCGATGCCGCCTACACGGATATTGAAGAATGCTTAAAAAGCGACGCCTTCGACACGGTGTATGTAGCGGTGCCAAACCACCTTCACTACAGTTTTGCAAAAAAGGCCTTGGAGGCAGGAAAGCACGTGATTTGCGAGAAGCCCTTTACTTTGAAGTATGGGGAATTAGTGGAATTGGAAACCCTCGCATCAGAAAAAGAGGTAGTATTAGTAGAGGCGATCACCAACCAATATTTGAAAAACTACCAAGGAATCAAAGAAGCGAGCCAGAAAATCGGCGCATTGAAAATCATCGAATGCAACTACTCGCAATATTCCTCGCGCTATGATGCCTTCAAAGAAGGAACGATTTTGCCAGCCTTCGATCCGAAAAAGGGCGGCGGCGCCTTGATGGATATCAATATCTACAACATTCATTTAGTGGTGGGACTGCTTGGTAAACCAAAAGACGTTCGCTACTTAGCCAACATCGAACGAGACATTGATACGTCTGGCATGCTGCTGCTGGATTATGGCGATGTGAAAGTTGTTTGTATTGGTGCGAAGGATTCACAAGCGACCATTCGCTCAACCATTCAAGGGACAGAAGGATCGGTCGTGGTGAATGGACCGACGAACACGTTAGACAGCTATACGACAGAAAAACTTTCAGGAGAAAAAGAGACCTTTGATCACAAAGATCATCCACACCGCATGTTTGATGAGTTTAAACTCTTTAGCCAAGTGATCGATAAAAATGATCAAGCATTTGTAAAAAAACAATTAGAGCATAGCAAAATCGTAATGGCCATCGTTGAAGCCGCGATCAACGATGCTGGAATCGTCTTGGGAGAATAA
- a CDS encoding BglG family transcription antiterminator, producing MKDRTVNILRIFITSDYPVTLAKLEEEFHTSTRTIRNELREINQFLVEKHFSEIKNLRKRGYRLVLSSEEKKSLLSHLGATEETQYLDRENRMFDLILSFSLSRKPVFLYQKEEDYQISKSTLDEDMRRVRNMLAEYGIEVLSVAKQGIVLKGAERSIRTMIYEVINRSVGVISPQSEQEFSVNRRILSSYLSEELFEKLDHLYASSVNLEEDAIYRNQMLVFTAVWLNRYLREDLIASSAWEAPDTPQSEIRDFVTAICETFQLSPPEVEIKYIVFMLNTFNSRDMNNSIEWVQAQLLSIQLMQFVEEKTKIPFSRKEESLQEGLYKHLVGMINRVKSNIQIVNPLKETVKKNYCNIYAAIQQFTPAIEQVTKKTLSEDELAFLTIHFSTSVSSINQDLHYIYKAVVICNHGVATGKLLSENLKELFNIEVLAVLSSREVALIEKLDVDLIFSTVAIRYSEKPVLELEPIIKEESKRRITAFLTENQKLKRLVNHQDSTHLFSALIETVEKSGGKVTEGIYKELETLFDQNHLTINKKEIQPMLEDVLIDSNILLNEQVKTWEESIQRVSEPLINERVIEPRYVTAMIDSVKEYGPYIVIGKYIALAHARPEDGVNRLGVSVATINEPIAFGNEENDPVKIIFCLAAVDSYSHLNIMKSLIALINDEEKIDRLSKETDVDRFKEILFS from the coding sequence ATGAAGGATCGAACAGTTAATATATTACGTATTTTTATAACTTCTGATTATCCTGTCACTTTGGCAAAGCTGGAGGAAGAATTTCATACAAGCACCCGAACCATCCGAAATGAGTTGCGAGAAATCAATCAATTTTTGGTGGAAAAACACTTTTCAGAAATCAAAAATCTGAGAAAAAGAGGGTATCGACTGGTTTTATCTTCAGAGGAAAAGAAGTCCCTGTTGTCTCACTTAGGTGCGACAGAGGAGACGCAATATTTGGATCGCGAAAATCGGATGTTTGATTTGATTCTTTCTTTTTCATTGAGCAGGAAGCCCGTCTTCTTGTATCAAAAAGAAGAGGATTATCAAATTTCGAAAAGTACGCTGGATGAAGACATGCGTCGGGTCAGGAACATGCTTGCGGAATATGGGATCGAGGTACTGAGTGTCGCGAAGCAAGGCATCGTATTGAAGGGGGCAGAGCGGTCGATTCGAACGATGATATATGAGGTCATCAATCGTTCTGTAGGTGTTATTTCTCCGCAGTCTGAGCAAGAATTTTCGGTTAATCGAAGGATTTTGTCCAGTTATCTTTCGGAAGAATTGTTTGAAAAGCTGGATCACTTGTATGCGTCGTCTGTGAATTTGGAAGAAGACGCGATTTATCGTAATCAGATGCTGGTCTTTACCGCCGTTTGGCTGAATCGTTATTTACGAGAAGACCTTATCGCAAGTTCTGCGTGGGAGGCACCGGATACTCCTCAAAGTGAGATTCGAGATTTTGTAACAGCAATCTGCGAGACTTTTCAGCTCTCCCCTCCAGAAGTGGAGATCAAATACATTGTTTTTATGCTGAATACCTTCAATTCGCGGGACATGAACAATTCGATCGAATGGGTTCAAGCGCAATTGTTGTCGATCCAGTTGATGCAGTTTGTTGAGGAAAAAACCAAAATTCCTTTTTCCAGAAAAGAAGAATCCTTACAGGAAGGCCTCTACAAGCATTTAGTCGGCATGATCAATCGAGTGAAGAGCAATATCCAGATCGTCAATCCGCTGAAAGAAACGGTCAAAAAAAATTACTGCAATATATATGCAGCGATCCAACAATTTACTCCGGCTATCGAACAAGTAACGAAGAAAACGTTGAGTGAGGACGAGCTTGCCTTTCTCACCATTCATTTTTCGACTTCGGTCAGTTCGATCAACCAAGACCTCCACTACATCTATAAAGCAGTAGTGATCTGCAACCACGGGGTAGCGACTGGCAAGCTGTTGTCTGAAAATTTGAAAGAGTTATTTAATATCGAAGTGTTGGCCGTATTGAGCTCTAGAGAAGTAGCGTTGATTGAAAAATTGGATGTGGATTTGATCTTTAGTACGGTGGCGATTCGTTATTCAGAAAAGCCGGTTTTAGAGTTAGAACCCATTATTAAAGAAGAAAGCAAACGCCGAATTACGGCATTCTTAACAGAAAATCAAAAACTTAAACGTTTGGTCAATCATCAAGATTCGACACATCTATTTTCAGCACTGATCGAGACCGTTGAGAAGAGCGGGGGAAAAGTGACTGAAGGTATTTACAAAGAATTGGAAACGCTTTTTGATCAAAACCATTTAACGATAAACAAGAAGGAGATTCAGCCGATGTTAGAAGATGTTTTAATAGACAGCAACATTTTATTGAATGAGCAGGTGAAGACTTGGGAGGAATCTATCCAGCGAGTGTCGGAACCGTTGATTAATGAGCGGGTGATCGAGCCAAGGTATGTCACGGCGATGATCGACTCAGTAAAGGAGTATGGTCCGTATATCGTAATCGGGAAGTACATCGCATTGGCCCACGCGCGGCCGGAAGACGGGGTCAACCGCTTAGGCGTGAGTGTTGCTACGATCAATGAACCGATCGCATTCGGAAATGAAGAGAACGATCCCGTGAAAATCATCTTTTGTCTGGCTGCGGTGGACTCCTACTCTCACTTAAATATCATGAAGAGTCTGATCGCTCTGATCAATGATGAAGAGAAGATAGATCGTTTAAGCAAAGAAACGGATGTCGATCGTTTCAAGGAAATTTTATTTAGTTAA
- a CDS encoding flavodoxin produces the protein MTSIIIFFSRAGENYIDGKKKMISVGNTERLARIISEQTQLAAYSIRPIVPYPVNYEEAVEQARLEKLQAQRVDYQKDPIDLEKIKTVFLGFPNWWGTYPRIIQTFLADHEWKDKVIYPFCTHEGSAFGSSLEELSLVCSGAEIKTGLAIRGSKSERADTAIKNWLLSYSKQQS, from the coding sequence ATGACTTCAATAATAATTTTTTTCTCTCGAGCAGGAGAAAACTATATTGATGGTAAGAAAAAAATGATTTCGGTCGGAAACACCGAACGATTGGCCAGGATAATCAGTGAGCAGACACAACTAGCCGCGTATTCGATCCGTCCTATTGTTCCCTATCCAGTTAATTATGAGGAAGCCGTGGAGCAGGCAAGACTAGAAAAGTTACAAGCTCAACGAGTGGACTATCAGAAGGACCCGATCGATTTAGAAAAAATTAAGACCGTTTTTCTTGGTTTTCCTAATTGGTGGGGAACCTATCCGCGGATCATTCAGACTTTTTTAGCAGATCATGAGTGGAAAGACAAAGTGATCTATCCCTTTTGTACGCATGAAGGCAGTGCTTTTGGTTCAAGTCTGGAGGAGCTGTCTCTTGTCTGCAGCGGTGCGGAGATCAAAACCGGGTTAGCGATTCGCGGATCAAAGAGTGAACGCGCAGATACTGCGATAAAAAATTGGTTGCTTTCTTATTCGAAACAACAATCATGA
- a CDS encoding aldo/keto reductase, translated as MDYVKLGNTGLDISRICLGSMSFGDPKNWIHEWVLEEEESRPLIKRALELGINFFDTANVYSLGRSEEILGKALKDFATREEIVLATKVHQKMFDGPNGQGLSRKHIMAQIDQSLQRLQTDYVDLYIIHRWDENTPIEETMEALHDVVKSGKARYIGASAMFAYQFQQANHVAEKNGWTKFVSMQNHLNLIYREEEREMIPYCRSEKIALTPYSPMASGRLLRDRAQVTKRSTTDTAQKAKYDETAEKDQVIIDRVAELAEKYETNRVNIALGWVLQKNPVAAPIIGATKMKHIETAVGAVDFKLSEEDVRYLEEPYVPHRVVGHS; from the coding sequence ATGGATTATGTGAAGTTGGGAAATACAGGATTGGATATTTCAAGAATTTGTTTAGGTTCTATGAGTTTTGGCGATCCGAAGAATTGGATTCATGAGTGGGTATTGGAAGAAGAAGAGAGTCGTCCCTTGATCAAGAGAGCGCTGGAGTTAGGGATCAACTTTTTCGACACTGCTAACGTCTATTCATTAGGAAGAAGCGAAGAGATTCTCGGGAAAGCATTGAAGGATTTTGCGACGCGTGAGGAAATCGTTCTGGCGACAAAGGTTCATCAAAAAATGTTTGATGGGCCAAATGGGCAAGGGCTGTCACGAAAACATATCATGGCGCAAATTGATCAGAGTTTGCAACGGCTTCAGACAGACTATGTTGATCTTTATATCATTCATCGTTGGGACGAAAATACGCCGATCGAAGAAACGATGGAAGCACTACATGATGTAGTGAAATCGGGCAAGGCTCGTTATATTGGCGCATCCGCGATGTTTGCGTATCAATTTCAACAGGCAAATCATGTGGCTGAAAAAAATGGCTGGACAAAATTCGTATCGATGCAGAATCATCTGAATTTGATCTATCGGGAAGAAGAGCGGGAGATGATCCCTTATTGCCGCTCAGAAAAAATCGCGTTGACGCCCTACAGTCCGATGGCCTCTGGACGGTTGCTCCGTGACCGCGCTCAAGTGACGAAACGCAGCACAACAGATACCGCACAAAAAGCAAAATATGACGAAACAGCGGAAAAGGATCAGGTGATCATTGATCGTGTCGCTGAATTAGCAGAAAAATATGAAACGAACCGGGTCAATATCGCACTCGGCTGGGTGCTGCAAAAAAATCCCGTCGCAGCACCAATAATCGGAGCGACTAAAATGAAGCATATCGAGACGGCTGTTGGTGCAGTGGATTTCAAGCTCTCAGAAGAAGATGTCCGTTATTTGGAAGAACCGTATGTTCCTCATCGAGTCGTAGGACATAGCTAA
- a CDS encoding aldo/keto reductase, which produces MKKRTLGQQKLEVSELGYGCMGLNHHRGPAKEPKEMARVVQEAFHQGVTMFDTAEVYGPYTNEILVGEAVKDFRKDIVLATKGGFKIDGQSNFPDSSKKTLRASLEGSLKRLQTDYIDLYYIHRVDPHTPIEEVAETIQQFRKEGKIRHWGLSEASGDTIRKAHAIEPLTAIQSEYSIWWRALETDIFPILEELGIGLLAYSPLGRGFLTGTMTKESIANENDNRAELPRFTQEAMAANQGVLDLIHEIAKKKEATSAQIAIAWILAQREWIVPIPGTTNSNRLTENNQASTIAFTKEELSQMNQAVAALTIVGDRYPQSEKERTGK; this is translated from the coding sequence ATGAAAAAGAGAACACTTGGTCAACAGAAGTTGGAGGTATCAGAATTAGGGTATGGCTGTATGGGGCTGAATCACCATCGTGGACCTGCCAAAGAGCCAAAGGAAATGGCGCGCGTTGTGCAAGAAGCCTTTCACCAAGGCGTCACAATGTTCGATACCGCAGAAGTGTATGGTCCCTACACAAATGAAATTCTCGTGGGAGAAGCTGTCAAAGATTTTCGAAAAGACATCGTCCTCGCTACGAAAGGGGGATTTAAGATCGACGGGCAATCCAATTTTCCCGACAGCAGTAAAAAAACGTTAAGAGCCTCTTTGGAAGGGTCACTTAAGCGGCTGCAGACCGACTATATCGATTTGTACTATATTCACCGAGTGGACCCCCATACTCCTATTGAAGAGGTGGCGGAAACCATCCAGCAATTTAGAAAAGAAGGCAAAATTCGCCATTGGGGGTTGTCTGAGGCAAGCGGAGATACGATCAGAAAAGCCCATGCCATCGAGCCTCTAACAGCAATTCAAAGTGAGTACTCGATCTGGTGGCGCGCGTTAGAAACGGATATTTTTCCGATTCTGGAAGAATTAGGGATAGGTTTATTGGCCTATAGCCCATTAGGAAGAGGCTTTTTGACCGGAACAATGACGAAAGAATCTATTGCTAATGAAAACGACAACCGTGCAGAGCTGCCGCGCTTTACTCAAGAGGCAATGGCGGCCAACCAAGGGGTTCTTGACCTGATCCATGAAATCGCCAAAAAGAAAGAAGCCACTTCTGCTCAAATCGCGATTGCTTGGATCTTAGCACAAAGAGAGTGGATCGTTCCGATTCCGGGCACCACAAACAGCAACCGATTAACTGAAAATAACCAGGCGAGTACGATTGCCTTTACGAAAGAAGAATTAAGCCAGATGAATCAAGCCGTGGCTGCGTTGACGATCGTTGGCGATCGCTATCCGCAATCAGAGAAGGAACGGACTGGAAAATAG
- a CDS encoding LysR family transcriptional regulator, translated as MEIRLLRYFWAVAQEGNISRAARILNITQPTLSRQIKELEETVGAPLFHREKNRLSLTKDGYFLKERAEEILALDEKLEQAFSAQRKEQLSGTIAIGCVEADNSDTVAMLLEELVSDYPQIQFNLVTGTSDDISDRLEKGILDLAVLLEPIDLREVETLLLPREERWGILVSRELFIAKKDVLTPEDIKGLPLLCSSRPEVQRLLAKWSGSPFEQLNVVGNFNLIFNVLPLVDHKVGAALTVEGAISDRKLEESVFIPLYPTVKTNCVLVWKKRLQTPAVQELINRFKYAFQL; from the coding sequence ATGGAAATCAGACTTTTACGATATTTTTGGGCTGTTGCACAGGAAGGAAACATCTCTCGTGCTGCTCGGATCTTAAATATCACCCAACCTACATTGAGTCGTCAAATCAAGGAGCTGGAAGAAACGGTCGGTGCACCGCTTTTTCATCGTGAAAAGAATCGGTTGAGTTTGACAAAAGATGGGTATTTTTTGAAGGAACGAGCCGAGGAAATCTTGGCGTTGGATGAGAAGCTGGAACAAGCCTTTTCTGCTCAACGAAAGGAGCAACTAAGCGGAACGATCGCCATTGGTTGTGTAGAAGCGGACAATTCAGACACCGTGGCTATGCTTTTGGAGGAGCTGGTCAGCGACTATCCTCAGATTCAGTTCAATCTAGTTACTGGAACGAGTGATGATATTTCTGATCGCCTAGAAAAAGGAATTCTAGATCTAGCAGTTTTGCTGGAGCCGATTGATTTGAGGGAAGTGGAGACCCTTCTGTTGCCTCGGGAAGAGCGATGGGGAATCCTCGTTTCTAGAGAATTATTTATCGCGAAAAAGGACGTACTGACTCCTGAAGATATCAAAGGGCTGCCGTTGTTATGCTCAAGTCGTCCAGAGGTCCAAAGGCTACTTGCAAAATGGTCGGGAAGTCCGTTTGAGCAACTGAATGTTGTTGGAAATTTCAATTTGATATTCAATGTTTTGCCTTTGGTGGATCATAAAGTCGGGGCAGCGCTAACCGTTGAGGGGGCGATTTCTGATCGGAAATTAGAAGAATCCGTCTTTATCCCGTTGTATCCCACAGTCAAAACAAACTGTGTATTGGTTTGGAAAAAGCGTCTGCAAACGCCGGCTGTACAAGAATTGATCAACCGCTTCAAGTATGCTTTTCAGCTATAG
- a CDS encoding PTS sugar transporter subunit IIC, producing the protein MGVVNFIIENILTQASITIALIAMLGLVLQKKSAGQVLSGTLKTLLGFQVLSAGSSIIVGSLTYFGEIFTAGFHMQGIIPSIEAINGQAMNELGLGRDIALTFLGIFIVNILIARFTKWKYIFLTGQAILWMATMTTVFGYFSGLRGLVLIVVGSIVGAIFAVAMPAIAQPIIRKITGSNDIALGHFCTIGYMFEAGVAYIFGERGENKKSIEDINLPKSFEFLQDTYLSVMVVMVPLYIVTAAFAGPGVGDHGAQHYLMFAFLQAIQFVVGVYVLLSGVRLLLGEIVPAFRGIAMKLVPNAIPALDCPVFFPYSPNAVILGFITTTIGTIIAMFILPTFGLAMILPGMLTNFFAGGTAGIFGNAVGGRRGAIIGGIAHGFFITLLPALLVTIFNQMGFVNATATDVDTVAAALLYAWILSPILKMF; encoded by the coding sequence ATGGGAGTTGTTAATTTTATTATTGAAAATATTTTGACACAAGCATCCATCACCATTGCACTGATTGCGATGCTAGGGCTGGTTTTGCAGAAAAAATCTGCGGGGCAAGTCCTATCGGGAACCTTAAAGACATTGCTTGGCTTCCAAGTACTAAGTGCGGGTTCGAGTATTATCGTTGGAAGCCTTACGTATTTTGGTGAAATCTTTACGGCTGGATTTCATATGCAAGGGATCATCCCTTCAATCGAGGCGATCAACGGGCAAGCGATGAACGAATTGGGGTTAGGGCGCGACATAGCATTGACTTTTCTAGGTATTTTTATTGTGAATATTCTGATCGCGCGCTTTACCAAATGGAAATACATCTTCTTAACGGGTCAAGCGATTCTATGGATGGCAACGATGACGACTGTTTTTGGCTACTTTTCTGGCTTGAGAGGTCTAGTTCTGATCGTTGTTGGAAGTATCGTCGGTGCGATTTTTGCAGTCGCGATGCCGGCGATCGCGCAACCGATCATTCGTAAGATCACAGGGTCAAATGATATCGCATTAGGTCATTTTTGTACGATTGGTTATATGTTTGAGGCTGGGGTCGCTTATATTTTCGGTGAACGAGGCGAGAACAAAAAATCCATCGAAGATATCAATCTACCAAAATCTTTTGAATTCTTACAGGATACGTATCTGTCTGTCATGGTCGTGATGGTGCCGCTATATATCGTCACTGCCGCTTTCGCCGGACCAGGAGTTGGCGACCACGGTGCGCAGCATTACTTGATGTTTGCCTTCTTACAAGCGATCCAATTTGTAGTTGGTGTTTATGTTTTGCTATCAGGAGTCCGTTTATTATTGGGTGAGATCGTACCGGCTTTCCGAGGAATTGCGATGAAGCTAGTACCCAACGCGATTCCAGCATTGGACTGCCCAGTATTTTTCCCTTACTCACCAAATGCGGTGATCTTAGGTTTTATTACGACGACGATTGGTACGATCATCGCCATGTTTATCTTGCCGACCTTTGGTTTAGCAATGATTCTACCGGGAATGCTGACGAACTTCTTCGCAGGAGGAACAGCGGGGATCTTCGGAAATGCAGTCGGAGGTCGTCGAGGCGCGATCATCGGGGGGATTGCTCACGGCTTTTTCATCACCCTTTTACCAGCACTTTTAGTAACGATCTTCAATCAGATGGGCTTCGTCAATGCCACTGCGACGGATGTAGATACCGTTGCGGCCGCACTGCTTTATGCATGGATTCTTAGCCCGATCTTAAAAATGTTTTAA
- a CDS encoding PTS sugar transporter subunit IIB: MGKQVSILFVCGAGLGSSFAAQMAAEDVLNAHGVDAKLDHVDISTAASSRSDIIITAQNFKSQFEKFSINEEQTAIVYLKNIVSKPEIEEKLLPILEAKGAL; encoded by the coding sequence ATGGGAAAACAAGTGTCAATTTTATTCGTATGCGGAGCAGGATTAGGAAGCAGCTTTGCGGCTCAAATGGCGGCTGAGGATGTGTTGAATGCACATGGGGTCGATGCAAAGCTGGATCACGTGGATATTTCCACAGCAGCTTCTTCACGTTCGGACATCATCATCACTGCACAAAATTTCAAGTCACAATTTGAAAAATTCTCGATCAACGAAGAGCAAACAGCCATTGTCTATTTAAAAAATATTGTGTCCAAACCAGAAATCGAAGAGAAACTACTACCGATCTTAGAAGCAAAAGGCGCTTTATAA